The proteins below are encoded in one region of Takifugu rubripes chromosome 1, fTakRub1.2, whole genome shotgun sequence:
- the rabl3 gene encoding rab-like protein 3, which produces MASLDRVKVLVLGDSGVGKSSLVHLLCQNQVLGNPSWTVGCSVDVRVQDYKEGTPEEKAYYIELWDVGGSIGSASSVKSTRAVFYNSVNGIILVHDLTNKKSSQNLYRWSLEALNKDSSPTGVIVSNGEYDREQFAENPVPLLLIGTKFDQIPETKRSEVLTRTAFLSEDFNAEEINLDCTNPRYLAAGTSNAVKLSRFFDKVIEKRYFTRDPSQMTGFTDRKRFNFKSLHYD; this is translated from the exons ATGGCTTCCCTTGACAGGGTAAAAGTGCTGGTTTTAGGAGATTCTG GGGTAGGGAAGTCCTCCTTGGTCCATCTTCTATGCCAGAACCAGGTTTTAGGAAATCCGTCCTGGACTGTTGGCTGTTCAGTGGATGTTCGG GTTCAGGACTATAAGGAGGGAACACCCGAGGAAAAAGCATACTACATCGAACTCTGGGATGTTGGAGGATCCATCGGCAGCGCCAGCAGTGTCAAAAGCACCAGAGCAGTTTTCTACAATTCAGTAAATG GAATTATATTAGTGCAtgatttaacaaataaaaaatccTCACAGAATCTTTATCGCTGGTCATTAGAAGCATTAAACAAAGATTCTTCTCCAACTGGAGTGATTGTCTCAAACGG GGAATATGACCGAGAGCAGTTTGCTGAGAACCCTGTTCCTTTACTCCTGATTGGCACAAAGTTTGACCAGATTCCAGAGACCAAACGCAGTGAAGTTCTCACTCGGACGGCCTTCCTCTCTGAAGACTTTAATGCTGAGGAGATCAATCTG gactgcaCCAACCCACGATACCTTGCTGCAGGCACCTCAAATGCGGTGAAGCTGAGCAGGTTTTTCGACAAG GTCATAGAGAAGAGATATTTCACGAGAGATCCAAGTCAG ATGACGGGTTTCACAGACAGGAAACGGTTCAACTTCAAAAGCTTGCACTATGACTGA
- the gtf2e1 gene encoding general transcription factor IIE subunit 1 has product MIEPELLTEVPAALKRLAKQVVRGFYGMDHALALDVLIRNPCVREEDMLELLKFDRKQLRSVLNTLKADKFVKCRMRVETAPDGKTTRHNYYFINYRLLVNVVKYKLDHMRRRIETDERDSTNRASFRCPCCSSTFTDLEANQLFDPMTGTFRCTFCQTEVEEDASVCPDARTLVARFNEQIEPIYVLLRETEDVNLSHDLLEPEPAEIPALKQSRERSAASGVNSAGGPHREAWANKSSAYADLYTQNVVISMDEQNEHQKRPTESSAPKERPVWMTQSTVQGAYSDVDALKTHGDLAGAQDGVVAGAGQSNENEEVMRALLIHEKRSVASGAVAAGTAARGLATATANGSDSDSDTSESDDELPANPPPAQKRQDEDEDDEDDFEEVAEPTVMVGGRSFLYREVSQRPELVAQMSAQEKEAYIEMGQNLYQDMYY; this is encoded by the exons ATGATAGAACCAGAGCTGCTAACTGAGGTCCCTGCAGCACTGAAGCGTTTAGCTAAGCAGGTCGTAAGGGGCTTCTATGGAATGGACCATGCTTTGGCCCTGGATGTGCTGATCCGGAACCCATGTGTGCGTGAGGAAGacatgctggagctgctcaaGTTTGACCGCAAACAGCTTCGCTCCGTGCTCAACACACTGAAGGCAGACAAGTTTGTCAAATGCCGCATGAGGGTGGAGACGGCTCCGGATGGCAAAACAACCCGGCACAACTACTACTTCATCAACTACAG GTTATTGGTGAACGTGGTCAAGTATAAGTTGGATCACATGAGACGACGGATTGAGACGGACGAGCGAGACTCCACCAACCGGGCCTCCTTCCGGTGCCCTTGCTGCTCCTCTACCTTCACTGACCTAGAAGCTAACCAGCTCTTTGACCCAATGACGG GAACATTCCGTTGCACCTTCTGCCAGACGGAGGTAGAAGAGGATGCCTCCGTCTGTCCTGACGCCAGGACGCTGGTGGCACGCTTCAACGAACAGATTGAGCCCATCTATGTGCTGCTAAGGGAGACTGAAGACGTGAACTTATCCCATGATTTGCTGGAGCCTGAGCCAGCTGAGATACCAGCCCTCAAACAGAG CCGTGAACGATCTGCAGCTTCTGGAGTGAACTCTGCCGGCGGCCCGCACCGGGAGGCCTGGGCCAACAAGTCTTCAGCCTATGCGGACCTGTACACCCAGAATGTTGTTATCAGCATGGACGAGCAGAACGAACATCAGAAGCGTCCCACAGAGAGCAGCGCACCTAAGGAGAGGCCCGTCTGGATGACGCAGAGCACCGTGCAAGGGGCTTATAGCGACGTGGACGCCCTAAAGACAC ATGGTGACTTAGCAGGAGCCCAGGATGGAGTCGTCGCTGGCGCAGGTCAGTCTAATGAAAATGAGGAAGTGATGCGTGCCTTGCTAATCCACGAGAAGAGGAGCGTAGCCAGCGGGGCCGTGGCAGCCGGCACCGCTGCCAGGGGGCTCGCCACGGCAACGGCCAACGGCAGCGACTCGGACAGCGACACGAGCGAATCGGACGACGAGTTGCCCGCAAACCCTCCACCTGCTCAGAAACGGCAGGACGAAgacgaggacgacgaggacgacTTTGAGGAGGTCGCGGAGCCGacggtgatggtgggggggcggTCGTTCTTGTACAGAGAGGTCAGCCAGAGGCCGGAGCTGGTGGCCCAGATGTCCGCACAGGAGAAAGAGGCTTACATAGAAATGGGACAAAACCTCTACCAGGACATGTACTACTGA